The Pagrus major chromosome 24, Pma_NU_1.0 region TATTGCAGCTAGAAAGTAAGTTTAGTTAAAGTAAAGTTTAGCTACTACTATAAAGTAGTAgctaaaatatgtatataatgtaatatcgaatcaaaagagagagaaagagagcagtgGCTCTCTCTTGAGGTCTCTTTGTGACCATGACATTCATCTGCATTTACTACCAAAATTATAGTGATACAAAGTTCAAGTGTCACGTGGGTCATTCTATGGACATTTTCTGTCCCTAACCATAACAGAAAATTACACccgaaaaacaacatttgtaaaaatatttgATAAGAAAACAATAGGTTATTTGAACAATTACTGCCCCTATGGCCATCAGTTTggcaatattatttttttaatcagtcatTTAACATTCCATATATAGAaggaaaatgctgttttttaagTTCAAAACCATTTCTaccatttaaaattaaataatgtatACATAACTATCAAATATATGatagaaattaaataaatcataaaattcCAAATATATATTAGGaaattatttaataaaagtAATCGTCCCCTGGTGTCGCGTCACTGGTGTTACTGTGTGGAAAAAAGTCTattatgttgaaataaaaatcacaccgatgacatcactttacttcCTTTGACCTATTTCCTGAGGTCCTCCATCCCTCCTATGCAGACAGGATATGGTTATGTCCACAGACACTTAAGCAGGTGAggcagattttaaaaatagcgagCCGACACTCCTCATACACCTGTACCTGCAGTCTTTTGGTTGGTGCTCTGTTGAAATAGAAAACCACAGGCAACGAAAAAAGAACCTTGAAAATACATATGCACATAAGGATAGTAATAAGAGTTCTTTGTATACAACatttatacacatacacatcagccacaacattaaaaccactgacaggtgacgtgaataacattgatcatctcatcacaatgcgatattctgctgggaaaccttgggtgctgacattcatgtgaatgccacttgacacgcaccacccatccaaacactgttgtggaccaagtacaccccctcatcacaacaacactacccgatggcagtggccccccagcaggacaatgtgccctgacacaccgcaaacactgctcaggaacagctcgaggaacacaataaagagcccaaggtgttgactgggcctccaaattccccagatcccaatctgatcgagcatctgtaagacgtgctggagcaggtctgatccatggaggccccaccccccaacatacaagacccagaggatccactataaaacgccctggtgccagacaccacaggacaccctgTGGGGGTgagaggtcttaagtccatgtcttgacaggttAGAggtgttttggctgcacaagaggaaccttcacaatattaggcaggtggtcacaatgttatgcctgatcggtgtatgtgtATGAGAGGTGGACTTATGTACATAGAACAGacttgttgtatttatttccaTCTTTCAATTATTAAATTTATATGATTTCGTACACCCTGTATGTACATCTTGCACTTTCAAAACATTTGCATCCTGGAAATCTATAAACTGcgttactttactttactattTATGTTCAGTATGTACTGAATGCATTTTTACCCACCTGCCTCTGCTGCAGGACACCAAACATTTCTACAGGCCATGCATTTATGTAGTCTGCCACTTCTGAAATCTATGTAGAACACTTTagaattaaaaacactgattcactAGCACATGACAATTATAAATTTTGACCTGCCACAGCTGACATTTATCCTGTATTTGACAGGTGCAAATTTCAGGAGTGTTTATTCAAGAACTGTATTTTGTATACCTAAAATCTGCCTGTGAATAGACATTCACAAATACATAGCTAAACATCCCTGTATTCTTTCTGGTGCTTAGTGTCCTTTTAGACAGTTGTGTGGCCACAGTCCTTTTCCCAACAGAGTTGTCTGTCTTCGGCATGATGTCACACAGgcactctgtctctcttgtgGTTGGGTCTATTTTCTGAAAACATACTGTTCACAGAGcacagcttttgcacacctgagGATTGACAGGTGTGTAGGAGAAGACCATGGgctgacaaaatcaggaaaaaaaacctccacttcacttgcaaataagtttaatgacaacttTTAGGTACGGAGACCTTCACCAGGTTATCTCAAGATAACAGCACACATTGTAGATAAGGAATATTTTTCCAAACTGTGCAGTAGTTCCTCAAGTgtgccttttattttttatggaaCCTTGCTAAAAAGTGCCTGCCAATGTGGCTGGAGGGATTAGTAATTCTTGTTGCTGAAGCAAAACATTTGCGATATTTGGTGGATGATGGCTGCGGCCTCCAAAGGAAGGTGATGTTGGCCTCGGCCCTTCTTTGCCAATGCCCACAAATGTAAAATCCAGACCAAGTTAGACACGTATTTTCATAGCTATATCAATGCACATGGATTACCCATAGTTTAGCTGCATATTTCCCTATGGAAACAGTTAGATTATATCATGTACTATCATTAGCTAACCTTACATGAAATGATGCTAATCTACACAATGTAAAATCACATTAGGGGTAACTACACCTTATACGAAATGCAgtaacatttaatttaactgtGGACTAAGTTaactattgttattataataGAAGCAGACAACAAAACTTACACTCATTGTAAGTATGGTAGGTAACTGGACTTagttcagtttcttgaagactttcacctctcatccaagaggcttcttcagttctaactaactggagaggagttggcaggcttttaaactctgtttgggagtgtccttacagagtcgttaaggacgtgtgagctctgagtgtcagagttgttagggccacttgtgggtcgttggtcaaaccggccttTTGAAggcgtgtccttaacgactctgtaagaacactcccccacagagtttaaaagcctgccaactcccctccagttagttagaacacGCCCTGGCGTAccagatggccagtccaccACCATTCCCAAGTATAACAATGGAGCTGGATGTTGATTTTTTGGGAATATCGTTGgcaacacaaatacaataatGCCGGGCAGacatttcagttttcatttgattcttaacacattttgttttaacatttcacCATGAGGTGACAGTTATCCAGTATAGCATTATCTGACTAAAGTTTGTCATACCCTTAATAAAAGGTGTttttataacaaaataatttcataataaaagtcatGTTAGATCAACTAATCTTTTCTCATTAATGTAacttaaatatatgttttattgattacattaaaaaaagtctttattttcagaccacttCAGAAATTATAAACATGTGTTCCAACTTGAAGTCCTTTGACTTGAAATGATGAGTTGGATGAATATACTATACAATCAAGTCATTAAAATTTTCTAAAGAAACATGGAACTTACCATATTAGCAGACCTCCCAACATGCATTGTTTGAGATTTGAGATAACTCTTCAAAGACTCTTCCTTTTCACAGTTTGAAGGAAGTATATGTGATGGAACTCGTGTCTTCCACACATTTTGAGATAAGTCatggttatttatttttacaataatgaaaacagtgatATTGGTGAAGTGACATGTCTGCCCAGAACCCATactaaaatcaaatcaaatcaattttatttatatagcccaaaatcacaatcacattgcctcaaagggctttacaatctgtacagtgaacgacatcctctgtccttagaccctcgattcgaaAGACAGCATCTCGTCCAGCCACAGTCTATTCATCCTGCTGCCATCTCACAAAAGATACAGAGGTGTCCGCTGTACCACCATACTagagagcagcttctttcctcaggctgtcaGACTCCTCATTTTATCCTTCCCATGCCACTCTATAAagtagtttgtttttcttatatAGCATAAAGGGACTTCAACTGAAATTTAGTTCTACAAACctagtgttgtaaaatgacaattaaattatCCTTTAACATTGAAAATGCAAACCACACAAACCACATACTTTTAAGGAATTAACCAGgagtgttttcttctttgtacCAATGCTGAAACGAAATGAGATCTCCAAAAGGAGCAGCTACTGCAAAGTCAGGTAAAGTATGTATTTTTGGTAGACTGAAACAGCTTTTTAATTCCAGTTGAAAGAAATTCATTCAACTTAAAATTTTTAGGCAGCCCAAACACTTTTTATAAAgacaaattgttttttgttttttattttacagtgaagGGTTTTGGACATTTGGACACAAATTACACACCACCTCATTCGACCATTTACATAGAAATTCACTATAGGGGACCTGTATGTATGAGATGCTGAGGGACTTGACAAAAAGTTGGTATTCGAAGCCCTGGGAATGAGATCGGACTGGAAATAAACCATGCTGCTCAAAGTGTAGTTGTGTCAGAAGTAGGGGTTTTGGCTGCATTACACATGGCCATTGGAGCAGGAGTAGTCCAGGTCACCGGCCACCAGTAAACCTCAAACTAACTTAACTACTTGAAATAACTTTTGTGTGATGAAGCTAAAATCAATTGCACACagtaattaaaaatacatatgaaTGTAATGGACTGTtctgctttcttctttcttatTCTAATGATATTTCAGATTAGCCATTTTTTGAATAATAATATTGACTTGAGAGGGGAGAAACGTATGCAGTCTGTTCATTTATTGCTCTTTTTGTTGAGATGTCTTAATGATATATGTATACAGTTTACCTCAGTGTCACATCCTAATTAGATCTGCAGTGATTCAGttttgatttttgataaaaCCCTGAGGGGGGAGGGCTACTTTTATAGGTACTGTGACAACTCCTTGCTCCCATGTTGGACCATGTTATGTTTGTTAGTCTCTTGTCAAGTTGATAGTATGCATTAGTGTTGCTAAATGTTAGGGTGGGTAAAAAACTCAATGAGGCAATGAAAATGGTATGGCTGCAAGGATACAAGATTTGAACACTGATTGGGATAATCATGAATATATTCACATCAATGACTTGAAAAAGTATTCTAGCTCAAAATTCAGTCATATTGATTTGTGGATTTAATTTGAATTGCCACAAGGATACGCCTGCATTAGTTATTCCAAAAATCCAAAGCTTGTCACCATGGCTGAGATGGGAGATGTGTGGAAATTCTGTGGATAACAATAATTTGTTTTATGCAGGGGGACCCTAATGATTTACAGCTACCTTTTTTAAGATCGcttttcactataaaaagggtGCTCACTAAATCTGCAATTCaatcaaatgtttgttattCCAATAGACTCCAGCAtgtttaaatgtacattttgattaTCAGGATAATATTGTGAATGACAATTTAGCCAGGATAATTGTGACATGAAAATTTCATAATGTCCCCACGACTAGTATGTGGTGAGAATCCTTAGAGAAAAATGCTGCTTGGTAAACACCGCACAGCTCAGAACACTTTGAAGACCAGCCAAGAAGTtacatttagtttatttattaaaaaagaaaaatcagacaaataaaaaaaattgaagtgTGGTGAGTCAAAGCCATCTCTACGCAGTGCCAACATGGTTACTACTGTTCAGATTGACTCAAACCTCTTCAGACACATTGTATCAAGACAAACGCACAGATCCCAGGAcagtgacagaaacaaagaaaatggaGACACTGCTCACAGCTGAAAAACATTACGATGAATTGGTCGTGAGACGGCTCCAAAAAAATCTTgggaaacaaaatgtgtttaatatttgGAAAAACACTTTGTATTTAACATTCTATCATTTCCTGTTggtataaaatgataaaatacattgATATTTTGTGCACCACATGCTTAGACATTtctgggcaaaaaaaaaaatgacttcatagTTTAGTTTACTTGTATTTATTGCAATCCAAAATTTCATATCGAGAGGATAACTTTTTTTATCCCTCGCTTTAACAACCCTGTCAACTGGAGCACTGGTTATAGTTAAGTAAGCAGTGGGGGTGTCACTGCTGACAGCTCCAGCAAAACCCCAGTTATtgagcaaaaaataaaagatacagTCCTAGTTTTTGATTCAGCACAGTCTATTGCTATTCAGCAACACTGTCTGCCTGGTCTAAGACCACTGAGTGCATACTGTGCATTATTTTACCAATTATACTGTGTACCTCACAAGCACCAAGATTCTGCTGTGATAACTTCAGAGAATTACCTGCTGTGCCTCAGAGTCTTTTTATGCCTACAAGTGAACTTCCCCTCActggaacaaacagaaaaacacatatatAGGGCTATGTTTTGTCTGAACAGAGCAGTTTGGTGAGCAGCTCTCTTGTCAGTTACATATGGTTTCTATCAACTTGTATACAAATGGAGGAAAGAGGGTCTCGTGACAGAAACCCAAATACATACATACTTCAACAACTGTCAACAGAATCAAAAATAAGGGGAGACCAGTATAGCTTGGTCATGTAATGACCGTACAGAGGACCAGGTGACTGAACAGTAATACTATGCAGACATGTCAGCAGAACCATTGTGTAAATGCCTATATGGACCTCGCCCATGCAAAAGACAAGAACCCAAAATCAAAACCCAAGAAGATGTTGGACACTATCAGGCATTTGTCAAACACATTTTGCTGAGTGACTACAGCACAATGAATCACCATGCCAATGCACTTTAACCCATGACATGGAAGCCTTTTAAATACAGTTAATGTTTGAATGAGGGagaaaaccaaaaagaaaaaaggagtcTTAAAATGTTGCTGCAGAGGAGCATCAAACTATTGTACAGACACAGTATAATCTGTCCTCTactaaagacaaacagaagagaCTTCTAACGCATCCTGTACTCTGACGTCTTAGACATCTCACACAGCTGACCCTTGAAGTCGATGTCTACAGTGAAGTCCAGGTCTCTCTGCAAACCAACAGCAACAAGTCAGACACAAAAGGCAACGGAATGCAGTGATGAAGCAACACATACATAAATCAAGCACAGCAAGTAGGAAAGTTTGTCTCTTTGGAATAGAGCTCTGCTTACATTGTTCTTGACGTTTGGCTTCATGCTGATGGTGCCGAAGATCTCCTCGCCAGTCTTGACAGTCAGGTAGTCATCCAGGTAGAAGACAGTCTGCTTCCAATGAGTGTAGGGAGACTCTGGGCCTGAAAGCAGAAAAAGTGTGCATTAAAACAGTACCGCTAAAACAACTTCTAAAAAAGGTGTTTAATCAAATCATTTCAGTTTGCGGGTGCAacctgggggggggggggggggggggggagacagacagacagaaaggaagaaagaattACTGGGTCGAAACCTAGTATATGGCTGGACCATGTATGGTCAATTGTGgccaaattgttacatagataGTAGAACCTATAATGTTAAATCACGGCTATGAATTAATCTGCCATTTTAGGTAATGGTTCCGCTCAAGCAAGCAAAAAGTTCTGGCACGGCAACAGCAGGTAAGTTGAGATCAATTAAATTTATTGTAACTCCAGGTACAATAATTAAAGTCATAGCTCTTTAAAATTGGGCGCCAACAGTTCCTTTAACCGACTGAACTAAAATTACCCCATCGGGTCATATGCCTCCGCGCACCAGTCAAAGTTGCTGTTCTAGAGCTGCAGCGTGGGATAatgacagaacattttttgcataaTATTATGCATTATGCACAtcacagtgcatttaacctatgaccttttggatatcagATGTCATAACTATCATTTTATGCTGTGAggcatttgtatgtttttttgtaataatcATTAACTCTTGAACtgtggccaaaaatgtgttttatgaggtCAGTGACATCtgaccaccaaattctaatTGTCCATTATTGAGTCATAATGGTTATTTGTActaaatttgaagaaattcccttcAATGCATTCACGAGCTATGGCGTTTTAACAAGAATGGGATGCTATGAGGTCATAGTGAGCTTGACAAAATCTTATCGTTGAGTCCAAGTGAACAGTGAACAAATTTCAAATAAATTCCCATAAGACGTTTCCAAGATATCGCCATTACAAGAATGGGGTGTCATGAGGTCAGAATGACCTTGACCTTTGGCAACCATAAAGTGGTGTACTCAAACCACCAGCCTATAAACACAGCTGGACCCAAACTAGTCAACCGACACCAGACTCAACAAGCAATCAACAACTGTTCCTATAACATGTGCTGGAATCGAACTGGTCATTGAAACTGGACTCGGACCTGCGAAAATCAACAGGACATGAGCCTGAGCCAAGCTAATTTTAATCAAATGCACCCAAACCAAACCATTTCATCACTAATCATCCATCCATTGTTTGTGTTAAAGCAGTCTCAATTGACTTACCATGTCCATTACTGAAAGTCTAACTGCTTATTTTTCTCCCTTAAGTTAATGATTCAAGCCAATAATTTTtctttcagcactgacagctatACCATTGTTAGACTATCGCGTCTTGATTGGTCAATTTCAATAGATGATTGGTTGTATGCCCTGACAAATGACATTTAcacattctttaaaaaaaagatatgtttaaaaaatatggTTATGACGTCACACTAAGTATATAGTCaaatttaaataacatttagaATTGAATAAATCATGTCAATTTAATGTATATAGTACCAATTCACAACAATAAGTCACTTTGGAAGAAACCGTTTAATACAAAATCAAATCAGTCATTAGATGGCAGAGATGTACTGCAACAGATTCTCCTGTTTATTAGACACGTTTCTGTATTTGAGCTAGCATATCCTCTTGTGGTTGCCATTAGGCAGATATGTTGGGAGTTTTGCTTTTGACACATGAGAAAATTAAGTAGCTACAGCAACACCAACAAtaaatgccttatcttaaagctgccatgtgaaaacaatatttttgtggattacactgcagatggataaatgttttgtttttgtaatgtttatgtattgaaaagatgcagcttttatactgtagactgctgtagtctgattattggaaggaatttcagaataaaaaggggaatttaaatgatgaaaagtagccatgtgcagtaatatagcTCATTGAGGATGGAGACAAGTTAACAATGCTTGATGGGTCAAATCCACCCTACACACTCGTCTATCTACTGTGTAAAGACCACaggtatatttgtgtgtgtgaaggcagACTGACTGGTAGAGAAGCCGGTCCTCTTGTGACAGCGTGTGAACTCAATGTTGAAGTAAGTGACCAGAGCATGGATGTAGTCATTCCTCTTCACCTGCAGGCAGAATGGTGAGGTGAAGGACAGGTCCTCCAACTTTACCGTGTAGATGTCCACCtcctaaacaacaacaaccaaataAGAGCATCAGACCAAAGTTGTTAAATTTCAGAATTTCTATTTCAGGAAACAGAGCCAGCACCTCCGTAGATACCATCAGATACACCTCTGTTTTAGAACACTTGAAAAGCATAACAATATCAAACAAGTCCACCCACCTTGATGAGACATGCACTGCTGACTAGCTGCTTGGGATCCACAACATCAACCAGAGGTTCCTTAATTGCCACCTCCTTGATGCACGACATATCAAAACCATACACATTCTCCCACCCTGACAGAGgcacaaacacaggcacacagaccAGTGTAACTTCACTCAGAACAATGCATACAATACATGTGGATAACAGCCAGTGGTGTTCATGTTAACATTCCTAACCAACAGTCATTGAACTCAATTAGTTCCCCCCTTTGAATGCATCTAGAACAAAAATACACCTCTGCTCTTCCACAGAATGTAGCCGGACACAACTGGACTACTTCAGGTTTCCTCAAATCCCAGTATCACAGATGACCTCCAACCTATTGGAATCTCAGCCTTAGGTTGGCTCAGATGACAGACTACTCACAGTGGATTTTGTAGTCCTTGTACTGCCGGTCTTCAATGGCAGTGACATAAAGTGTTGCCCTGTCCGGAAAAATTAGTCCATCTGGCTtctgtaggaaaaaaaaaagactcagaCTCACAGGTGTATGAAGGAGACTCCCCAGTCTGTACAACAGCCATCAACTACCAAATACTCAGAACCAAAGTATTGTGTTAGTATCTGGACTCCTCAAATTGAGATTCTGTTAACTTCAAAGTAAAACCAAAGACAAAACCTTGTAGCTGAACATATGGCTGGTAAAATCAGTTCAGTCTTAAGATTGTGGCTGTTTTGGATTATTCAGTTACAAAAGATGGAATCATTCAAATGAATAGCCACACTGCTATTGAACAGCATATTTGTCTCCCTTATGTTTCCGTTTAAGACCATTGAGGGACTATTAGAAATTGGAAACCAGAGgatagaaaaaatatttcaggaaCCAGCAGTTCCTCCTACTTCCCAAACCTATCAagggagacaaacaaacactcataCATACCAGCCATTTGTCTCTGGCATATATGACTGTATTGAGCATAGACTCATAGAAGAGGCAGTAGCCCATCCACTCTGATATGATGATGTCTACTCCCTCTACAGGCAGCTCCACCTCTTCCACCTTTCCCTTGATGATTGTCACAACTGGAGACACAAGAAGGGGTCATTTGGTACATCAGGAATTCCACTCCATCCTCACATGACCCAGATATATTGTAAAGTCATGAAGCTCTTGATGCATCACCACATGATTGGATTCTATTTACTTACCATCATCCAGCTTGTTGGCCTTGACAATCTTTACAGCATAGTCCGAGATGCTACTGCACTCTATCTATGAagacaatgcaaaaaaaaaaaaatcacaaatgtcCAATTTATGCTGCCGATAGAAAGACGCCATTACTGGTTATCTGTTCCTCATAGCCGAAACCAATAAGATAACTGATATTTTCACTTTATgttaaaaagaagttcataacctgtagtttatgcacacctgatgTTAATAAATGCTATAATGAGCAATGGTGGAAGATTTGATTTGACATAGCTTTAATaagatatgttgttttattaaaaaataaaatggagcacagcagcagtgtgctgCACTTGTTAGGCCCAATGCACCAAGAGAGCAAATAACCTTAATGTTTTATTCTCCTGGGAAAACCATTTTTAAGAGGCTTGGGATACttgaaaaaacatgaacactGGCACAGACATCACACATGGTGAAATCCATTATCTTATCTGTCACAGAATATGGGTGGCAGATTGGCTAGATAGGACCCCCAAAATATCAACCAAGTAGCCTGATTGTAGTTTATCTAGGTCTACCACGTCTCTCTCGGTGTGACAAGACGTTGTTGATCCGTGCTCTGCACAAGTTTTATTCAGTCCTATTCAAATTCTTATTCGACATAATACCTTATAATCTCAATGAAAAGCACTTAAACAGTATTTGACAAATATTCTCTTGTACCTGTCCCTTATTTGATGagtttaaaaaagtaattttggACATTGCCATTGGTCAAACCCTACCAACTAATGTTCCAAGTCCAGCCAATCTACAAAATGAAATTGTTATGAAATAGCCGAACACATACCCCTATAACCTTCTTGGCTCCTGCTTTGGCAGCAAACATGCAGAGGATGCCTGTCCCACTGCCCACGTCCAGCACCACCTTATCCTTAAAAAGA contains the following coding sequences:
- the prmt1 gene encoding protein arginine N-methyltransferase 1 isoform X1 — its product is MAAPAERMEVSQGESSAKPAAEDMTSKDYYFDSYAHFGIHEEMLKDEVRTLTYRNSMFHNKHLFKDKVVLDVGSGTGILCMFAAKAGAKKVIGIECSSISDYAVKIVKANKLDDVVTIIKGKVEEVELPVEGVDIIISEWMGYCLFYESMLNTVIYARDKWLKPDGLIFPDRATLYVTAIEDRQYKDYKIHWWENVYGFDMSCIKEVAIKEPLVDVVDPKQLVSSACLIKEVDIYTVKLEDLSFTSPFCLQVKRNDYIHALVTYFNIEFTRCHKRTGFSTSPESPYTHWKQTVFYLDDYLTVKTGEEIFGTISMKPNVKNNRDLDFTVDIDFKGQLCEMSKTSEYRMR
- the prmt1 gene encoding protein arginine N-methyltransferase 1 isoform X2 codes for the protein MAAPAERMEGESSAKPAAEDMTSKDYYFDSYAHFGIHEEMLKDEVRTLTYRNSMFHNKHLFKDKVVLDVGSGTGILCMFAAKAGAKKVIGIECSSISDYAVKIVKANKLDDVVTIIKGKVEEVELPVEGVDIIISEWMGYCLFYESMLNTVIYARDKWLKPDGLIFPDRATLYVTAIEDRQYKDYKIHWWENVYGFDMSCIKEVAIKEPLVDVVDPKQLVSSACLIKEVDIYTVKLEDLSFTSPFCLQVKRNDYIHALVTYFNIEFTRCHKRTGFSTSPESPYTHWKQTVFYLDDYLTVKTGEEIFGTISMKPNVKNNRDLDFTVDIDFKGQLCEMSKTSEYRMR